AAAAAATGGGGGTGAATCATGTCTTCTTTAAAGTTAACCAAAACCGAATTTTGGGAAGGGGTTAGCGGCCTACACTCAAAGGGCGAGAGATTTTACTCACTTGTACGGAATGTAAAAATGGGGTCAGGCTTTGAAATATAACATTTTGCCGGCAACTGCAGATAAACCTGCACAAACGCAAAGCTCACAAATTACGCCAATGGCGGGACCGCCCTGTCCCGCGGTACGCGGGATTCATCTGTGCCGCACACGTTAGCCGCAATCGGCTTCAAGGTAGTTTATAAAAGTTTACAAAGTAAATATAATATATGTAGGATGCTATGATGCAGGTTGAGATGGACAGCATTTATAAAAATATACCTCTGGAAGAGATTCCTTGGAACATTGAGACTCCGCCAGACGCTTTAGCTGAGTTGGTCGATAGCGGAAAAGTGACACCCTGCAAAACTATTGATTTGGGCTGCGGTGCTGGTAACTATGCTATTTATCTTGCCAGTATAGGATTTGACGTTACAGGAATTGATATTTCCCCAGTGGCTATAGAGATTGCCGAAGAAAATGCAAAGAAGAAAGGAGTCAAGTGGAATTTTCTTGTTGCCGATGTTCTTGGGGATTTGGATGAAGTTAAGGAAACTTTTGATTTTGCTTATGACTGGGAGTTGTTGCATCATATATTCCCTGACAAAAGGAAGAAATATATTAAAAATGTGTATAGAATAATTAATCCAGGAGGGAAGTATCTTTCTGTTTGTTTCAGTGAGAAGGATCTTCAGTTTGGTGGCTCAGGGAAATACAGAGAAACACCACTGGGTACTATTTTGTATTTTTCTTCTGATGATGAATTGAGAGACCTTTTCGAACCATACTTCAACATAAAAGAATTAAAAACAATAGAGATCAGCGGTAAATTTGCACCTCATCTTGCAAACTATGCATTTATGGAGAGGAAATGAAAATATCCAAATGCGAAATTACCATGTTTGACTTGTTTAAAGTTTGAAAAACAGTTATCATAAAAAATAGAGGTATATTCAATGAAACGGATAATTTTAATTGATTTTGAAAATATACAAAGACTTGATTTTGAACTTATCGACACTACGAATACAGATATCATAATCTTTGTTGGTAAATCCCAGAGCAAAATACCCTTTCCCCTTGTTGAGAAGGCTCAAACTCTCGGTGACCGGATTACATGGCTTAAAATAGCTGGCGATGGTAAAAACAACCTCGATTTCCATATTGCCTTTGCATTAGGGTGCTTAAGTGAAAAATTGAAAAACGAAGTTGAGCTGATAATACTCTCGAAAGACAGCGGATTCGATTCTCTCATCAAGTATATAAATGATGTAGGTGTATATGCGAGAAGAATTGCAAATCTTACTGAATTAGCCGATAGTCAAAAACAGATGCCCTCATCTAAATTTACCAGCTATATAGTTGCCAATCTTAATAAGATCGATCCTCAGAAACGTCCAAGAACGAGAGATACATTAAAGAAGCACGTCGAATCATTATTAAGGGACAAAGCAGGTGCGAACGAAATAGATTCAATAATTGAAGAAATGTTCATCAAAAGTCTCTTAGCGCAGACTGGCAATCGACTTAAATACACCTTAGATTCTCAAAATTAAATACCGTCGTGTCTTCATACAACTTCATACAACTTCGCTTTACGCTATGCCTGTTAAAGGGGAATAGAGGTGGCTGAATATACCATCATTGCAACATCTACCTTTGGTCTGGAGTCGGTTGTCGCTCATGAGTTAAAGGTCCTTGGCTACAGTGATCTAACCGTTGAAAATGGGAAGGTTACGTTTACGGGGGATGAGAAGACTATTGCACGGTGCAATATCTGGCTCAGGACTGCGGACAGGATACTTATAAAGATTGCTGAGTTTAAGGCAACGGATTTTGAGGAGCTTTTTCAGGGTACACTTCGCATCCGATGGGAGGAGATTATCCCTGTGGACGGGAAGATGCATATTGTCGGTAAGTCGGTAAAATCAAAACTATTCAGCGTGAAAGATTGCCAGGCTATTGTAAAGAAGGCAATTGTAGAGGCGATGAAAAGAAAATACCGTACTTCGTGGTTTAAAGAAACAGGCCCTGTTTACAAGATAGAAATATCTATGTTGAAGGATACTGCTATACTCACAATAGATACATCAGGTCCAGGACTCCATAAAAGAGGATACAGGGAAAGGGCAGGGGAGGCACCACTCAGGGAGACACTCGCCGCAGGGCTTGTCTTATTGAGTAGATGGACCCTGGAAAGGATACTTGCTGACCCCTTTTGCGGTTCGGGCACAATTCCTATTGAGGCTGCCCTGATAGGGAAAAATATTGCCCCGGGACTCAAGAGGTCTTTTGTCTCCGAAGAATGGAAACAGATACCAAAAAGCGTGTGGGATTTGGCAAGAGAAGAGGCACATGCCCGGATAAACGATGCGGAATTCAGGATACTTGCCTCAGACAGTGATGGGGATGTGCTTAAAAAGGCAAGGGATAATGCCTTTCGCGCGGGTGTTACCGATTACATTGCATTTCAAAGGCTGCCTGTTGAAGAGTTTCGTTCAAGAAAGAAATACGGTTGTATTGTATGCAACCCGCCGTATGGAGAAAGGATAGGGGAATCGAAAGAAGTAGAAGATCTTTACAGAACAATGGGGAAGGTATTCTCAAAACTCGATATGTGGTCTTTCTTTATCTTATCTGCCCACCCGGCATTTGAAAGATTATTCGGTAAGAAGGCGGAAAAAAACAGAAAGATTTATAATGGTGACATAA
This genomic window from Pseudomonadota bacterium contains:
- a CDS encoding class I SAM-dependent methyltransferase — translated: MMQVEMDSIYKNIPLEEIPWNIETPPDALAELVDSGKVTPCKTIDLGCGAGNYAIYLASIGFDVTGIDISPVAIEIAEENAKKKGVKWNFLVADVLGDLDEVKETFDFAYDWELLHHIFPDKRKKYIKNVYRIINPGGKYLSVCFSEKDLQFGGSGKYRETPLGTILYFSSDDELRDLFEPYFNIKELKTIEISGKFAPHLANYAFMERK
- a CDS encoding PIN domain-containing protein; amino-acid sequence: MKRIILIDFENIQRLDFELIDTTNTDIIIFVGKSQSKIPFPLVEKAQTLGDRITWLKIAGDGKNNLDFHIAFALGCLSEKLKNEVELIILSKDSGFDSLIKYINDVGVYARRIANLTELADSQKQMPSSKFTSYIVANLNKIDPQKRPRTRDTLKKHVESLLRDKAGANEIDSIIEEMFIKSLLAQTGNRLKYTLDSQN
- a CDS encoding class I SAM-dependent RNA methyltransferase gives rise to the protein MAEYTIIATSTFGLESVVAHELKVLGYSDLTVENGKVTFTGDEKTIARCNIWLRTADRILIKIAEFKATDFEELFQGTLRIRWEEIIPVDGKMHIVGKSVKSKLFSVKDCQAIVKKAIVEAMKRKYRTSWFKETGPVYKIEISMLKDTAILTIDTSGPGLHKRGYRERAGEAPLRETLAAGLVLLSRWTLERILADPFCGSGTIPIEAALIGKNIAPGLKRSFVSEEWKQIPKSVWDLAREEAHARINDAEFRILASDSDGDVLKKARDNAFRAGVTDYIAFQRLPVEEFRSRKKYGCIVCNPPYGERIGESKEVEDLYRTMGKVFSKLDMWSFFILSAHPAFERLFGKKAEKNRKIYNGDI